The DNA window GAAGGACATTTGGAGGAGTCTTGTTGGAATAAAACCAAGCCTCAATGCAGTTTTTGTAAAAAAGAAGGCAATGTTGAAGAACACTGCTTGAATAAAGGAAAACCACTTTGCAGGAATTGTGGAAAGTATGGTCATATCCAGAAGGAATGCAAGATGAAAGAAAAGCAACATGCAAAATTGGCTCAGGAAAgtgaggatgaggatgatgaattTCTATTCATAGTCTGTTATCAGAATGAGGTCAAGAATTCTGCTTGGTTTCTTGACTCAGGTGCCAGTAATCATATGACAGCTCATGTGCAGCTGTTTAAGACTCTTGATAGGTCTATCACAACAaatgttatattgggaaatggagagtgatattcccaaaatacctcCACTGATGGGAGAAagccacgtggcagaataagttccagtgaggacaatatgggtgacgtaccgaagggtacactcCGGTTCTTGACCGAAGTGAATACCtatgcactatcagaccgaagaccgcacttcgataaccgtactacagaagcatgtacgcacgaagttcaactgatgaagagtcctcataggacgccaattctagatagagtcctactcccctttggagagggatacagataggatttaccatccgagaaaccctctggaaaaccaatgagagagagtccgactcctactacaactcaaacacttcaaactcatataaaaggggaacctctgccctcaggtaagcaatctaactcctgcactctaaaatacttactgagcaagaggcaacgctggaagcaacgagccatcctcccaagtttagtaccttACTGACTTGAgagtcggagaggtccccccgagcacaccctcggggccctaccgaagcttacgttcgcttcttgtgcaggaaggaaggaagagatcacgtaccagcaaaggagaaattagttattccagctcagtctgacttggctgatttgtctgatagggtagacctgttttagacatcatcagtttggcgccgtctgtgggaaggaagtacacttccctaaagaaactcacaatggtcagattgagaaagaatgt is part of the Tripterygium wilfordii isolate XIE 37 chromosome 7, ASM1340144v1, whole genome shotgun sequence genome and encodes:
- the LOC120002567 gene encoding uncharacterized protein LOC120002567 is translated as MDVVNRLRKCGETMPDRRIIEKILISLTPKYYNIVTTVEETKDLDAITVSDLIGSLEAHETHVKIEGLNLEIAESAYQMKLNQDLQKKGSGRPQCNFCKREGHLEESCWNKTKPQCSFCKKEGNVEEHCLNKGKPLCRNCGKYGHIQKECKMKEKQHAKLAQESEDEDDEFLFIVCYQNEVKNSAWFLDSGASNHMTAHVQLFKTLDRSITTNVILGNGE